ATGACTCCCAGAGTCCCAGTAGTACAGTAGTCAcaagcagtgtttttttttacatgaaaaaATACCTCCATTTTtggaagtggggggggggggggggggaggggaggggaaaACTTGAATTGAATGGGGTAGGTGGAGGGGGGTTCCTAGACTTATGAAAGAGGGAGGTTCAGTCCGCTATCGTCTAGACTCTAgctagcggaacgaacctcgtCATAGTTCTATCTCTTAACATTTGcgcattttaaaatgtaaaaaacaattCATCAGTTAGCATGAGCATAAGATGGACAGTAACCTTAGTTTTATAGTTACTGTGTGCACATGTCATTGCCAATGACTTGTGTCACGTACGTATGTGGGttggtgagggggggggggagggcaagAAGAGGGGCATGAATTCGCCACTGCCCCGAATCCCCACTGGCTGCCCCCTCCCCTGGGCCCTCAGCTTTTAATTTAAACTTGACCGCAGTGCAGGCCCAAAGacaaatttttttgtttagcagCAGTGAAAGCAATGCACCAAATCATAGTTGCAGTTATGGGCTTGAAATCTTTCATCTAACATCTGTGGACAAATTGAGAATTGAGTTGTTTTGGTCGACAGGTATAGAGAACCTACCCTTTGAGCTGCAAAGAAACTTCACTTTGATGCGAGATCTGGACCAGCGTGCGCAAGGTTGGTATTTAAAATACTACTcaaattttagtctgaaaagTTTCAAATTAGGCTTATACttttgtaattactccaaatagaAATGAACATAAAATTATCCTGTGGAACATTTTTTATACCCCTTGGGAGTCCCTGGGAGTTTATACCCCATGACTACCTCAGTGCCTTAGAACAAACTAAGAGTaacaataaatataattatgaaTAGTAGCCTTGTGGATACAACCAtgtcatgtgtaaatctctttttagggagtgctggttctgaaaagagccagtttggtctcaacgttgtTTTGAACAAACTGTTGATTTGGGCACTCtatcaatttatttttctcattttcttCCGTAAGATTTATCTCAAGATATTGATAAAGAGACGGGTTTGTACATTGGCAATGTCAAAACGTGGACACCAGACGAACGGGTGGATGCTCTCAAGAAGATCGAGAAGGCATTCGCGAAGAGCAGGGAGTTCAATGACGACAAAGTGCAGCTTGCTATGCAGACGTATGAAATGGTATAGCTTCCTCTTCCCCTTCAACCcttaaccaacccaaacccatCAAAATTAGGGCTTGgaccttaaagccagtggacactattggtaattgtcaaacactcgccttcacagttggtgtatcccaacatatgcataaaacaacaaacctgtgaaaacttgagctcaatcggtcatcgaacttcggTCAgtcaaaaacacccttgtcacacgaagttgtgtgcgtttagatggttgatttcgagacctcaagttccaaatctgaggtctcgaaatcaaattcatggaaaattacttctttctcgtaaactatggcgcttcagagggagccgtttctcgcaatgttttataccatcaacctctccccattactccgcaccaagaaaggttttatgctaatagttattttgagtaattaccaatagtgtccactgcctttatcaaTGGCTATTGGTTAACTGTTTAACATGTTAATTGTAACCGTAATTCTGTTGGACTAATGACTGCACTAGCTGACTGATTATGCTAGTCTTGGGATCAAGTAAACATGAGTCCAATGCCAgtcttgaacttcgctcttgacgGGGCACAGCAAATTTCCTCTAGTAAGGGGCACTTatgggtaaaatgtaaatttgtattggaaccatACAGaaagcaccacagcaaaagcacagggcaccatggcagttactgtgggtgccgtgggttaattCGAGGCCTGCCAGTAGTTTGGATGTTAATTGCTAAGTTTGAAGCGCAAGTTGGACATCTTACCAGAGTTCAGAAATCTCAGCACTTGGCCAGTATCTTAAGCCCTGGAAATGAGTGTTGTTCCAAGCACACACTTCGTGAAGATTTACCAGTGTAGTCTTACGCTTTTGAAATCAAGTCATGACGATCTGATGTTTTGAATTTGTACTACTCTTGTCACCACTTGTATTCCTGTATTCCTTGTGTAATCCCATCAGGTCGATAAGCACATACGAAGGCTCGATGCGGACCTCGCTCGGTTTGAGCAGGAGCTGAAGGAGCGGAACATCGAGCAGATAACAGACTATGACAGCTCCTCTGGGCGGGACAACAAGAAGAAAGGACGAGGACGAACCGCCGAGAAATCTGTCAAGAAGAGTCTGAAGAAAGGCCGAGTGTCTGACGATGAGACGCCGAAGCAATCCAGGAAGAAGTTGAAGACGTCAACGGCAGGCCAGTAAGTAGAATTTAGACGACAAAATATATTTCTTGggtttttggaaaagttttaaTCCTGTACAAATGTAGATGTAggcaataaaactaacttgtggaacttttatttcaaaaactgggcgTGTTTTCAAGATATTCTTCTAAATGCCTGACGTCACGGCCACTGTtgtcttggtcttggccttggtgcccctacaaATACGAATTTCTTATGTGACAGTGCCCTCCACAAAGCTCCCAACTTATATTCCCAGGTTATCTAGGGAGAGAcattgtctagttggtaagacactactctagaatttCAAAGGTTGGGGGTTTAAATCCCCACCGAGTTttatgtttgtgattttgttttctcaaagaaCTCAGCAACGTTCTGCGCTAACAACTTAGGTGTAAGGGTAATACCAAATTAATAAAGTGTACACATTCTTTTTCCTGAAGGGTCGTAGCTCCGATTTTAACCCTTCCAACTGTGATGAATTCACCGTCCGATGTACTAGACATGCCAGTGGATCCAAATGAGCCGACGTATTGTCTGTGCCACCAAGTTTCCTATGGAGAGATGATTGGATGCGATAACCAAGACGTAAGtgttgtggcgtgtcatggccgaacggttaagagcaccggattcaagctctggtgtttgatcagcagagtgtgggttcaaatcccggttgtgacacttgctacataaaattggggaggtagtcctttctgctctaccggccaggcttccgactgatgatacccaagcctacattcgtatggactgtgaaaggggtaaccctgtttcagtcctaggagtaggtggcaacggcctctggaaaaaaataattgtagcccacacatTATaatggccttcaggccttgtgtgtcaggcgacttgcatcaaaaaataaaataaaaaaagcagCAGGCCagagaggcaacgaaggcgattgcctccatgccccctggtcactgtcttggtgcccttgaaatgctcccgtaagaaatttaccatttcctcatagggtgccctttaataACAAGAAAATGCCtaagtgcccttgccctttcaaaaacgaagcatacagactCGAGCAAGAAACAGGGTTCAAGTGTTGACTTGGTGTTTACTATAATAAGCAATGATCAAGATTTAAatggttgttgttttattagtgtgtttttttttttgggggggggctatGTAGTATTACGTCcagtacaaattaaaaatacctACTGTTAAAATCTTCTACTGACTTCAAAGATTTGAAGGGCGAGTCTATTCAATAACAAATATGAACAACTTGTCAAATatatttgaactaaattgatTCCATTTTGTTTACTCAACAGTGCCCGATTGAGTGGTTCCACTTTGCTTGCGTCGGGCTGACCACAAAACCAAAAGGAAAATGGTGAGTAAGATGTTCTCATTTCTCAGTCAGATTAAGGCTATATCTAAAATTATcatctacagctacggctacggctgttgccaAGTGTGTTGCTTAGGATGGCCTATACAATTACTTCAACGAATGATGACATCGCCATCTAGCCATAGATCGTGATGTGTAGTGACCTATTCCGAAACAGCCTAGTTTAGCCAAAATTGTAACCGGGGCAAACAGCTAGCATAGACCAAGGTGCTAAGCCTAGTTAATGTCTTGatgcaaaattaattttgatgtCATATTTCTCTTTGCATTCCTATAATAATCCATAGTCTCAGGTTTTCAAGACGCTACAAATTGTATTGATTTTCTCATCATTTCCTCGCAGGTTTTGCCCGAGGTGTACCCCGgataagaagaagaaatgaCCAACAAGAGAGAGGGTCTGGCAGGCAACAGTTTGAAAGTCTTTCCATTTCACGAGCCTTCAATGGCCAACAAATAATCATCATCACCGTGGCTGACGAATACCTGGGTCAAGTAAACACAAGGATCAATGGTTAACGAGTGTTTGTTCAATGACGTACAGGGGCCTCTTTGAgagaaatgtaaatttctaccaaTACaatttaaggggcaccaaggcaatgaccaggggcaagcAGTCTCTATTCATTGTATCGGACATTGCTCTTAAAATCTAAATTGCAGATGGCTTCATATTCAAACTGGCCCTGcccattgtttatttttattagtgtgttttttttctctctttttttttaaacattagtCGGTTATTTAAAATTCATTGAAATTGTCTTCTCACGAATTTGAGTTTTATTGTTAACTGTAAATATATCACtgacaaaaacttatttttttaaataatgccaGATGaacaaatggtgtgccacttgTTCCgattcaaaatgaatatttcatACTGTTGTAAATAATGTAAAGAAACAAGATTATTTTTTAGTTATTTCAAGTGTAACAGTTTACGTCATTTTGTCAAGAGTTTGTTTTCATATACTAAGGGGAGGTACAGTATCAGTTGGTGAataaactatagcacctcagcaagttatatttgtatggaagctttctactatcatcttcaaacggtgtaaaaagcttaatgtcaatctgtggacattgtgttttaagtaaaacaaacagTACCCTAACCCTTTAAGAAATTGTCACTCAGatcaacaaaacatttgattgtaccttcccttcatgAAAAGTTTGAAGTTCTGTATTTTGTAGTTCGTAAATTTGATAGGTTGATGTTGTATTCTTGAAATGTTGAACTGGATCAAAAACGTcatttttttttgaatttttttttttattcagttttGTAAGTTAGGAATCAAAAGCTTGCAATGTGGGGGACACACTCACACAAACTCCTCACACAATACTCTTGTTGAAgcatggaattccctgcttcttaAGCGATAAtcctttgcttatggtaagcagagccgggGAACAGACTTTTCTATTACACCGGCTTCCTTGTCAATCTAAATTTGAGACAATGcaagaatgaaaaaaaagcaattcCACAATTTGCATTTAGAAATATTAGAATGAAATTGGCATGAGTTTATATGCCCTCAATATAAaatctatttttgtttcatgGTTCTTATTACCGCGGAATTCTTCGCATGGATAAAGCACGGAGTGTCtgaggtagctgtttaaaggcagtggacactattggtaattactcaaaagaattattagcataaaaccttttttgttgacgagtaatggggagaggttgatggtataaaacattgtgagaaacggttccttctgaagtgccattggtacgagaaagaagtaattttccacaaatttgatttcaatacctcagatttagaacttgaggtctcgaaatcaaccatctaaacgcacacaactttgtgtgacaagttgtttttttctttcattattatcttgcaacttagatgaccaattgagctcaaattttcacaggtttgttattttatgcatatgttgagatacaccaactgtgaaggctagtctttgacaattaccaatagtgtccactgcctttaaaggcccggtcacacaggccccgataacgagaatgaAAACGAGAATGATAAAAATGCCCACCCTTGATtagttgaataagcgtgggcgtattctgctaggagcaatttaaccaatagaatgcgttcccTTTGCATCGTGATTGTTATCAttttcgttattgctgcagtgtgactctgccttTAGCCAAGTTATTGCACACAAGCAAAATGTCCTTGCCAACTTGTGAAATATGCTTagcttaagcagaattttgtaaAACGTTCCCAGATCAACTATATTAAAtacagaaaggtttgcggtaacaccatgtaatgacgatctctaatgagttggggtggttcttaaaagaaccgttggtttcaaatcaacgttttgatcagtattctctgatcgtcttctggagaaagctccggttcttttcagaaccaccccaactcattagagatagtcattacatggtgttaccgcaaacctttctatatcgtatttccaccatgcaaagtttcaaatcctacttaactaTAATGATGTTTTCAagtgtcagtttatgttttattataattttttgtataaacaaattgtgtttctttGAATGAGTGATTGTCCAGCAGTTTTTTGCAACAGAGATGAGAATGAACTTGGAATGggtgcaataaaaaaaaagaataatttgtttttataattttgactGTTTGACTAATTATTCTTTTGTCTGTAGTAATTTATAAGTAATTTAATAGAATATTGAAAATACTCCACCATACTGCCGGAAACAACTTGTGAACCTGCCATTAAAATAAGGAATGCACATATAAGGccaacaattttacaaaagaaCTTCGAAAAAGGAATATTAATTGAAGCATTAGCAAATTGTCGaaaatacatttattaaaaaaaaaaattatagtcGGGcctgtccgggaattgaacccgggacctctcgcacccaaagcgagaatcatgccGCTAGACCAACAGGCCGATGTATGAGAGGAGGAAATaggtaaatataatttgtttacaaaatacgCACAGAGCCATTTGGACTCATCCACTTCTTAAAAAGGTGTGGCAGTTTTCAAGATTATAAGGGTTCGATTATTACACAAGCTCTGGCTTAGTAAAATCCAAGTTGTGTTGAAGAATTAATcactttttttaagttaatttgttttaaagtgttttttaagTGAACACAGTTCCATAACAATTATTATGTCTAGGCAAGTTTCACGTTGAACAATAATCAACTAGTCCAAAAGGTTAACCAATCAATTATGTGGATTTGTGCTGGGGACAAACTTCCATATTCATGTTTTACAAACCTTACTTTTCATTGGTCCGACTGTAGATATGCAAATCAATAAAGAAAATGGCGACTTGTCAGATAACATGGCGACAACAGTAAGGCGAAGATTTCACAGCCGACACGGAAATCTTGTTTTACTGACCAACAATAGCAGGACGGCGAGTAGGAATGAGCCGAGACAGGAATTCAATAATGGTCTTGTGATAAGTAAAACTGTATTGAAAGATAACGAGATATTTGAAGTCAGTATCGATAAAAAGGTAGGCGAACgagagtgttttgttttgttgggttTGGTTTTTGCATTATTGAGCCGTATGTAGAATTACATTGAATTTGTCTCCTCTGTCAGCTGATGCAGAtggtcaaaatttgacaagtagtAAACCCAACTGTTCATTCAGAACATTGGGCCAGGTACTTCACAATCTAGGAAGTCCTGACCTGagtcttgtttgttttgcagcAAGCACAACCACAGAAAGAATAGCTGGCAAACAATTTtgctaaattaaaaaaaaaaatttttttttttggtaattaatAGGCCCTAGGCTATTAATTATATACTTGGCTTTTTTTGATAACTATATTTAATTATAAAACTCAAACTATATTAAACTCATACAAGTGAAAACTAGCAGTATCATGGTAAAGATTAAAAGAAATAACTaacacattttaatttgtttttgggtACTGGCAtcgtactcctagaacta
This region of Asterias rubens chromosome 18, eAstRub1.3, whole genome shotgun sequence genomic DNA includes:
- the LOC117302744 gene encoding inhibitor of growth protein 4-like; amino-acid sequence: MATALYLEQYLDSIENLPFELQRNFTLMRDLDQRAQDLSQDIDKETGLYIGNVKTWTPDERVDALKKIEKAFAKSREFNDDKVQLAMQTYEMVDKHIRRLDADLARFEQELKERNIEQITDYDSSSGRDNKKKGRGRTAEKSVKKSLKKGRVSDDETPKQSRKKLKTSTAGQVVAPILTLPTVMNSPSDVLDMPVDPNEPTYCLCHQVSYGEMIGCDNQDCPIEWFHFACVGLTTKPKGKWFCPRCTPDKKKK